Proteins found in one Oncorhynchus mykiss isolate Arlee chromosome 3, USDA_OmykA_1.1, whole genome shotgun sequence genomic segment:
- the LOC110514960 gene encoding ras-related protein Rab-25 — MGSDEAYNFVFKVVLIGESGVGKSNLLSRFTKNEFNHDSRTTIGVEFSTRTIQLKSLIIKAQIWDTAGLERYRAITSAYYRGAVGALLVYDITKHLTYESVERWLKELYDHADPHIVVMLVGNKTDLGSERSVPTEEAKDFAEKNGLLFLETSALESTNVETAFQNVLGEIHRKVSSKEVTRGSISAVSLASPVHRAAGDPEEKKPCCRNL; from the exons ATGGGATCAGATGAGGCCTACAACTTTGTCTTTAAGG TGGTTCTGATAGGTGAGTCCGGCGTTGGCAAGAGTAACCTGCTCTCCCGCTTCACCAAGAACGAGTTCAACCACGACAGCCGCACCACCATCGGGGTGGAGTTCAGCACACGCACAATTCAACTGAAAAGTCTCATCATCAAGGCTCAAATCTGGGACACGGCTGGGCTGGAGCGGTACAGGGCCATCACCTCCGC TTATTATAGAGGAGCTGTCGGAGCGCTACTGGTCTATGACATCACCAAGCATCTGACCTATGAGAGTGTGGAGCGCTGGCTTAAGGAGCTCTATGATCATGCAGACCCTCACATCGTAGTCATGCTTGTGGGCAACAAAACTGATCTGGGGTCAGAGCGATCAGTGCCCACTGAGGAGGCGAAGGACTTTGCAG AAAAGAACGGCCTATTGTTCTTAGAGACATCAGCCTTGGAGTCCACAAATGTTGAGACAGCATTCCAAAATGTCCTTGGAG AGATCCACAGGAAGGTGAGCAGTAAAGAGGTGACCCGGGGGTCCATTAGTGCCGTGTCTCTGGCCAGCCCTGTCCACAGAGCTGCAGGCGACCCTGAAGAGAAGAAGCCCTGCTGTAGGAACCTCTGA